DNA from Nitrospina gracilis Nb-211:
CATGGAACCCTGCACGAATCCCTGCGCCGTGAGACCGACCGCCATCACGCTGAAGCCGCCGATGGTCAGCCACAGGTGCCAGCTCGCCAGCTTCGCGCTCCACAACTGCCTGCCGGTGAGGCGCGGCCAGACGTAATACATGCCGCCGACCACCCACACCACCATCGAGCCGAACACCGTCAGGTGCGAATGCGCAATGACGAAATCGTTGAAGTGCGTCAATTCCTGCATGCGGCGCAGGGCCTCGACCGATCCCTGAAAACAGCCGAACAGGTAGTACACCGCACCGAGGATGAGGAACTTGCCCGCGTAGGCGTCGGCGTCCTTGCCGCCGCACACCTGCCCCCATCGGCCACGCACCGTGCCGAAAAAATTCACGACCACCGTCCACACCGGAATGATCAACAGCATGCTGGTGACGATGGAAATGGTCTGCGTCCAGTACGGAATCGGACTGAACAGGTAATGATGCGTGCCGACGAACGGATAAAACAGCGCGAGCGACCAGAACCCGATAAGCGATAGTTTGTGACTGAACAGCGACTGCTTCGCGGCGAGAGGCAGGAAGTAGTAAATGATCGCCAGCCCGGCGGGTGTCAGCCACAACCCGACGATATAATGAATATACAGGCCGTGCATGGCGGCGCTGTCCACGCCGGTGAACGGTCCATAGGGCAGGACGACGTTGCCGAGCACGAGATTGAAGACGGTCCACACGAAGGCAGCGGTGATGTACCAGAGCGACACGTAAAAGCGCGGCTCCTTGCGCTGAAACACCGTGCCCAGCACCTGTACCGTCACCATGCCCAGCACAAAGAAGCGAAGCAGGTTGAACGGCCAGGTGAACTCCCCGGCTTCAAATCCCATGTTGTGACCCATCATCAGGGACGCCATGCCGGTGATCAGAAAGAGGTTCCACAACCACAACAGCCAGTGTCCCCATTCTTCCTTGAACAGGCGGCGGCCACAAAGGCGCGGTACGATGTAGTACATGAGCGCGATGAACAAAGTGGAGAATGCGCCGAAGACCACACCGTTCACATGCACCGGGCGCAGACGGCCGAAGGTGAACCAGGCTATGTCACTCAGAAACTCCGGATTGTGAAATTTGATCGAAACAAAAACCCCGATGAAGGGGAATATCGTGAGCCAGATCAGACCCCACCACCCCCAGGCTTTGATCAGGGGCTTGTTGACAAGTTGATCGGTATCCATAACAGGCATCCCTTTCGTTGAAAGCCGATTTTTCAACTTTTTTTATCGGGATTGAGCGAAAAGCGTCATAACACTAACCTAATTCCCGATCAGGAAACCCGTCAACGATACGCAGACCAAAGCAGGTAATCGGAGCGGGGTCAAATCAAAACCGCACCCGCCGTGAAGAAAGAAAACCTCAATGATCGCGGCCCTTTGGATGACCGCACAAAAAATACAGATCCACTTCCCCGCAATATTGACTCGGCTGCGCATCTCACTCCGAAGGACAGAATCAAACAGGTTGAAAATGTTCTGGAAAATAATAGTGGGGAGAAAACAGGGGAACGCTTCAGGAAGGTCCCGGCGTGGAATGCGGTTGCGCAGCCAGAGCCTGCTCGCGGGTGGCCATCTGCCAGGTGCGGTAGGACCCTGAAAGGTTGCGCACGCGGAACCCTTTCTGCGCGAGAAAACGGCAGGCGAAATAAGAACGTTGGCCCGTCTGGCAGAAGGCAACGATTTCCTTGTCGCGCGGCAACTCCTCCACCCGCTCCCGCAATTCCGGAAGAGGCAGGTGAAGCGATCCGGGAATGGTTCCCTCCTCCCGCTCCACCGCATCGCGCACATCCAGCAGGAGGAACCGTTTTGGATCGAGGTGGCTGACCTCGTGCCATTGCACGACGCCAATGTCATGATGCACCACGTGCTGGGCGACCATGCCTGCCAGGTTCACCGGATCCTTGGCGGCGCCAAAGGGAGGTGCGTACGCCAGTTCCAGCTCTTCCAGATCGTGCACGGTCATCCGCGCCTTGAGTGCGGTGGCCAGCACATCGATGCGCTTGTCCACCCCTTCTTTGCCCACCACCTGGGCTCCCAGCAAGGTGCCGTTACCGGGGTCAAACATCACCTTCATGGCGAGACGGTGTGCGCCGGGATAATACGTCGCATGCGCGGCGGGGTGCAGGTGCACCACGCCATAAGGCCGTTGCAGGCGTTGCAGGGTTTTCTCGCTGGCGCCGGTAGCGGCGGCGGTCATTTCAAACACGCGCACGATGGAAGTGCCCAGCACGCCTTCAAACTTCATGGAAGCGCCGAAGATATTTTCGGTGACGATGCGTCCCTGCCGGTGGGCCGGGCCGGCCAGCGGGATGAGCGTCCACTCGCCCGTGACCCAGTGCCGCACTTCAATGGCATCCCCCACCGCCCAGATATGCGGGTCGCTGGTCTGCAGGAATTCATTGACCCGGATCCCACCCAAATCGCCCACCCGGACCCCCGCTTCCTTGGCGAGATGCGTTTCCGGGCGCACACCCAGCGCGAGGATCACCAGGTCGGCGGGCAGGCGTCGCCCGCTCTTCAACACCACCACCGAAGCCTGCGCGGTTTCGTCTTCACCCGGCGTATCGAACTGTTGCACCGGTTCGTTCAGGTGCAGGCGTACTTCGTGGGAACGCAGTTCCTGTTGGAGCCACGCCGCCATTTCCAAATCCAATGGGGCCATCACCTGCGGCAGTGCTTCCACCAGGTCCACCTTCATTCCGCGGCCGCGCAACTGTTCCGCCATTTCCAGACCGATGAATCCGCCACCGACCACAACGGCGCGTTCGGCTTTACGGGTGGTGGTCCATTCGAGGATGGCTTCGACATCCGGGATGCCGCGCACGGTGAAGTGGCCCGGGCGTTCGATACCCGGTATCGGCGGTTTCAACGGGCCCGCCCCTGTGGACAGAATCAGGTGATCGTAACGCTCCCGGTAAACCTCGCCGGTCTCGCGTTGGCGCACCTCGACCTGCCTCGTGGCAGGGTCGATGGAAACCACCTCGGAGTTCACCCGCACATCGAGGTTGAAACGCCGGTGCAGGCCTTCGGGAGTTTGCACCAGCAGGCTTTCGCGGTCTTCGATCTCCTCACCTATGTAATAGGGTAGGCCGCAGTTGGCGAAGGATACGTAAGGTCCGCGTTCGAATATCAGAATTTCGGCATCTTCGGAAAGACGGCGGGCGTGCGCGGCGGCAGTCGCTCCGCCGGCCACGCCACCTACAATCACAATGCGTTGCGATGACATCCTGTTGGGCTCCCTGCTTCGTCGATTCCCTGCGGGCATTCAGCTTCCGGGCGGCAGAAGGTCTTCGAGAAAAAAAGCCGCAAGCGCGGAGCGGCTTCCCAATCCGGTTTTCTGATAGATGGCCTGCGCCTGCTGTTGTACGGTCTTCAGTTTGGTGTCGCGGAGATCGGCGATTTCCTTGAGCGAAAATCCTTTGAGGAGCAAAAAACCCACCTCCGTTTCCGCCCGGGTCAATTTCCATTCTACAAACTGCCGTTCTATTTTGGCCGAAAGTCCCTCCAGCAACTCATGCGTTTCCCTCTTCCAGCGGTCACGCTCGTCTTCAAGGGATTGCAGATTGCCGCGAAGAAATAGAATTTCCCTGTTCGCCCGGGTCAGCTTGACAAGGCCGAAAATAAACGTGACACCGCTGACGGCCAGCAGGATTCCTTCCAGGAAAAGGTGCAAACCGGAACCGCCGCGCATCCAATCGTTCACCAGGTCCGCGCTCACCAGCAAAACAAACGCACCCGAAAGCGCCAAAACCGCCAGCCACCCGCCCTTGTTGACATCCTCCATTTCCCCTACACTCCCTGCAACCTCATGAAAAACCGGTATTTTCTTATAGTCCAAAATCCGGATGGAGCTTTTCGGAAATATTCGCGATCTTAGAGCCAAACACAAGCGAAAGGAGAATATCATGTTTGATTTGCCATTACATCCGGTTGTCGTTCACTTCCCGATCGTTCTCGGAATCCTGTTGCCTTTCGTCACCTTTTTCGCCTGGTGGGGCATCCAAAAAAAAGGTTGGTCCACGCGAGTCTGGGGGGCGGTGGTGGTCATGACCCTGGCCTACACGCTGTTCGCCGCAGGTGCCGTATTTCTTGGTGAGGAGGACGAAGAACGCGTCGAAAAAGTAGTTTCGGAACGCGTCATTGAAGAACATGAAGAAGCGGGCGAGGCCATCCCCTGGATTGCCGGCGGTTTGCTGGTAATCGCCATTGCGGGCTATCGGTTTAAAAATTCTCATCGCGCGCGGCTGGGCCTGGCGATTTTGAGCCTGGCGGCCATCGTGCCCCTTGCCAACGCGGGACATACCGGTGGGGGGTTGGTTTACAAATATGGCGCGGCCAACGCCCATCTGGCTCCCGAATACCGAGTGTCCATTCCTCTGAACAAGGGGGTGCCTGTGCCCGAAGTGTTGCATAAGCAGGACCACGATGACCGCGATTAAACCATATGGAGTGGTTATTCAGGATTTATATCAAACGAGCCTGGGGCCTCAGCGCAAATCGCCCCTGCGGCAGATCCTCCCTTTTTGCTAACGAGAGTGCCTGTCGATTTCAATTAAAACATCATTAAATTCCGGAATTTCCGGGCAAAAGAATCGAATTTTTTTAAATGGAATCATAAAATAAAGACACAACACTATTCCGGATAAGGAGGCTTTCATGAAAAATTGGAAACTGACTGCGACCATGGTTCTTTCTCTCATGCTGATGGGTTTCTCCGGATGCGGCCTGTTACAGGGCAAGAAAACCGTCACTCTGGACGAAGTTTCCGAGCCGGCGCGAAGCGTCATCCAAACCCACACTTCCAGAAATGATATCGAATCCATCCATGCCAAACGCAAGGATGGTGAGCGCGTCTACAAGGTGCATTACCGGAAAGGCGGCAAGCTCGCCGAACTTCAGGTCACGGAGAAGGGCTCGGTGAAGGAATGGGAGGAAAGCGTCGAACTGGAAGAGCTTCCTGAAGCCGTGCGCGCCACCGTCACCCGCCTGACTGACCGGACGGCGATGAAGGAGCTGGTCAAGGAAATTGAAGATGGCCACCTGTTCTACGAAGTGGAGTTCATGAAGGACGATAAGGAAAACGAAGTCAAGATTGCCGAAGACGGCAGCATTCTGGAATGGGAAACGGAATGACGCCGGTTTGTTGACCCTGACCAAGGAGGTCAATCATGCCGAACAGCGTTTACAAAATCATCGAGCTGGTTGGAACGAGTGAAAAATCCTGGGAGGACGCAGCCAAAAAAGCCGTGGACACGGCCAGCGAAAGCCTGGAAGATCTTCGCGTGGCGGAGATCAAGGAACTCGATATGAAAATCGAGAATGGCAAGGTGGCCGCCTATCGGGCGAAGGTGGCGCTTTCCTTCAAGTACCACGGAAAAGGTTGACCCGGTTGTCAAACCGTTCGCCGCTCACTATCCGGGCAAACAAAGAGCCGGTCCACAATGGGACCGGCTTTTTTTCATGACTGATTGGAATCGCGTTTCAACTTGTCCTTCAGGCTTTGCGGGAGCTTGTCAGACAAGTCCTTCCATTGCGCCTTGATGCGCCTCAACAACCAGCGTGCCCACGCAAATTCCATCGCCAGGATCGCCAACCCGGCGGGAATCACCACCAGTGCCGGTCCCGGCGTGAAGATCAACACCACCCCCACCATCAACACCGTTGTGCCCACAACCAACGTGACAATCCGCCTGCCCCCGTATTGCGTCAACCGGGCCAGCGTCCGCGCTCCCTCGGCGATCGGTTGAAACATGCGGGTGCCCTCGCCCCGCTTGTCGAGATGGGACGCCACCCCGCCCAGGGCCAGGATGCCAACGATGACGCCCATAGAAACTTCGATGGGAATCGGATAATGATGCGTGAGGATCATTTTGACACCGATGAAACCGAGGATGAACATCAGGCAGATGCTGAGATAGCGGAACTGCGATACCGCCACCGCCAGCGCAAAATACATGGACCTCAGTCCGAGAATGGCGAAGATGTTCGACGTGTACACAAGGAAGGTGTCGCGGGTGATGGACAGGATGGCAGGAATGGAATCAACAGCGAACACGATATCGGAAGTTTCTACCAGGATGAGCGCGAGGAAGAGAGGCGTGGCCATCCAGCGTTCGTCCTGACGCACGAAGAACCTTTCCTCATGATGCTGCATGGTGACCGGAATCAATGCCTTCACCGCGCGTACGAACAGATTGCGGTCCGGGTTGATGCTCTCCTGTTCCGCGGCGGGCATGCGGGCGGCGGTGAAAATGAGAAGGACGCCGAATACATAAAACATCCACTGAAACTGATTGAGCAGGGTGACGCCAAACCCGATCATCACACCACGCAGAATCACGGCAAGCAAAATGCCCCAGAATAGAACGCGATGCTGATATTTGAGAGGAACGCGAAAATACTGGAAGATGAGTAAGAAGACAAAAATGTTATCCATGCTGAGCGACTTTTCCACCAGGTAGCCGGTGAAAAACTTGAGCGCCGCCTTGCGTCCGCTGTGATCCTCCATAAGCGGTATCGAACCGAAGAGCTGGTATTCATACAGGAAATAAATGAACACGTTGAATACCAGCGCCAGCCCCACCCAGAAACCGACCCACGCCAGCGCCTCCTTCATCGGCATCTCACGGCTTTTTTTGTGGATCACTCCCAGGTCCAGTGCCAGCAAGCTCAGGACCAGCACCAGGAATCCAATCCATACGGCAATCATGGAAGCCTCTCCTCTGGGTGCGCAAACGAATTCCTGCCCCTCAGTGTAACGCGCCTCCAAATTTTTTCAGATGCAAAAAAAAGAGCCGGCCCAGTGGACCGGCTCTCTATATGCCGATAACAGGTGTCACGCGTAACAACCGCACACCTGGGTCAGATTCTCTGCAGTAATTCCATGGCAACGGCCGCAACCAGCGCCACGGCAAGAATGATTCCAAATCCGCGGGCCATCATGACATGAATGTTGCCCGCGGGGAACATCTCACCGCAGTTGGAACACTTGACCGTCCAGTTTGTGATCGGCGCATTGCATTCACAGCAAGTCGTTTTGTCAACGATACCCTGCATCATGACGATTCACCTCCTTGATCGATGGATCTTGCGAATTCCGTAAGGCAGATGGTCCGCTCAATTCACCGGTTGCCAGCTTTCCAGCTTGTTCTGCGCGGTGCGTATCTGGTTTTCACTCATCAGCCGTTCCAGCTTGTCGCGCAGAAGGACCATGTCGTTGTAATCCTTGTCGGCGGGCCGTGTAGTGGACACCGCGAGATTCACCCACATATGAGCAAGCACCAGGTCCTGCGGCACGCCCTGCCCCTTGTAATACAGGTCGGCCAGCATGAACTGCGCCTGCGGCATGCCCCGGTTGGCGGCCTGCTGATACCAATAAGCGGCTTTGGCGTAATCCTGAATCACGCCCTGCGACAATTCGTACATCGCACCCAGGCGATACTGCGCCGTGGAATAGCCCTCTTCGGCGGCACGCTCAAACCATTTGAAGGCGCGGCGAAAGTCCTTGGCAACCCCGTCGCCTTCAAAATACATCTTGCCCAGGTGAAAGCGTGCCTCCGCACCGCCCTGCTTCGCGGCTTTCAAATACCAGTGACGCGCCAGCGTGCTGTTTTTTTCGACGCCCAAGCCATTGCGGTACAGATGTGCGATCTGTGTCTGTGCCCGCATATGACCTTCCTCGGCCAGGGGTTTCAGGATATCATGAGCCTTCTTATAATCATTGAAGTTCAAAAATTGAATCCCCTCCTGGTAGCGGCCTTCCATAGCGCCGGCAAACAGGAAAGAAATTATTAACAGACCAACGATCTTTAAAAAATTTTTCTCTAAACAACGCACGAGAGAAACCTCCTTTCGGTTCGTTATTCCCTCATACTTTGAAAAATAAAATCAATGAGCGGATTGTCAAACGATTCCCCGACTCTCGTTTTAATAATCAACTTCAAAATCGGTTTTACTTCTTTTCAAGGAATCAGTTAAAAACTTGAAAAAATATTTCATTGAGAATTTTTTTCGCCGCCTTCCTTCGGAATATGAGTGCTGGCGTCTATAATCTTTTTAAGCGCATTCACCGATTGAGAGGAGCGGAACCATGCCATTCAAAAAATGGTGGGAACGATTTTTTAAATGGGAGGCCCATGAAGGGGCATTGCTGTGCCTGACCGCAGTGCTGGCCATCGGGTTCGCCAATTCAGCCTTCCATCACACCTATAACGACTTCATCGAGACCCTTGTCGAAATCCGCATCGGCGACCTTGAGATTTCCAAGCCCCTCCGCATCTGGGTGAATGACGGATTGATGGCCGTGTTCTTTCTGCTGGTGGGACTGGAGATCAAGCGCGAAACATTAGGTGAAGGGCATGGCGCGCCGTCCCAATTCCTGTTTCCCGCCGTCGCCGCCGCCGGGGGCATGGCGGTACCGGGACTGCTTTACGCGTGGATCAACTGGGATCATCCGGTAGCCCTGAAAGGCTGGGCCATCCCCACCGCCACCGACATCGCCTTCGCCTTGGGAGTGCTCAGCCTGTTTGGGAACCGGGTGTCCGCCAATTTGAAGATGTTCCTGTTGTCGCTTGCGGTTCTTGACGATCTGGGGGCGATCGTCATCATCGCCCTTTTTTATACGAGCAGCCTTTCTCTCTTCAACACTCTGCTTGCCGGCGGCATGTTTCTGATTCTGGTTGCGTTCAATCGAATGGGCGTACTCCGCCTGTGGCCCTACATGATTTTCGGCTTCCTGCTCTGGCTCTTTCTGCTCAAATCCGGAGTGCACGCCACGCTGGCGGGAGTGATGATCGCGTTCACGATTCCTCAAAACATCAAACAAAAAAACCGCACCCCGCCCAGCCGCCACCTGGAACACACACTGGAACCCGGCGTGAATTACGCCATCCTGCCTCTGTTCGCGTTTGTCAACAGCGGGCTCCCCTTGAGCGGACTGGGACCAGATAGCCTGGCCGACCCTGTCACGCTGGGGATTCTCGCGGGACTGGTCGTCGGCAAACCTCTCGGCATTGTCGGGTTCACCGGAGTGGCGGCACGGATGGGATGGGTGACGCTTCCGGAAAAAGTCACCTGGCCGCAGATACTCGGCGTGTCCTTTCTCTGCGGCATCGGCTTCACCATGAGCCTGTTCATCGGTTCGCTGGCGTTCGAATTGGGAGGGCTGAATGACACCCGCAACGTGCGGCTGGGCATTCTGACCGGATCACTGATTGCCGGTTTGCTTGGCGTCGCGCTGTTACACGGTGCCCTGAGGCAGAAGGGCAAGGCGGATTCCGGCTTGCTCGAGCAGTTGAAAAAATCCGAATGAAGCGAGGCGTCAGTTCTTCATGTCCTGCATCATGATCTGCGTCATGCCATCGGCGGGCACCGGCGGGGAATAATAGTACCCCTGGTATTTGTCGCATCCCATGTCGCGCAGGATGTCGAACTGTTCCTGCGTCTCCACGCCTTCGGCGATGGTTTCGATGTCGAGCGACTTGGCCATGGTGACGATGGCCTGCACGATCGCCTTGTTGGTCGGGTTGATGACTTCATTGATGAACGACTGGTCGATTTTGAGCACGCCCGGCGTGATGGTTTTGATGTAGCTGAGGGAGGAATACCCCGTTCCAAAATCGTCGATGGACACCGTCACCCCCATGTCGCGGAACTCGTTGAGAACCTTCATCCCCTTCTCCGGGTTCTTCAGGAACGTGCTTTCGGTGAGTTCCACCTCCAACGCGTGCGACTTCATGTCCAGCTCCTCAAGAGTGCGCGAAATATTCTGAGCCAGACCTTCCTGCTGGAACTGACAGGCCGAAAGGTTCACCGCAATGCGCGGATTGCCCAACCCCATCATCTGCCACTTCTTGTTCTGCGAACAGGCCTGCGACAGCACCCACTCGCCGATATCGAGGATCAGCCCCGTCTCCTCCGCCAGCGGGATGAACGTCGAGGGCGGCACCCAGCCCAGTTGCGGATGCCGCCAGCGGATCAGCGCCTCGGTGCTGGTCAGGCGGCCGCTCTGGAAATCGATCTGCGGCTGGTAAAATACTTCGAATTCCTTCTGCTTGAGACCGCGGCGGATGGCCCCCGCCAGTTCCATCCTCGAGCTGGCTTTTTCTTCCATGCGCGGATCGAAAAAGAAATACGTGTTCTTGCCCGACCGCTTGGCCTGCGACATGGCGATCTCCGCATTCTTGATGAGGCTGGGTGCGGTCACCCCATCGTGCGGGTAGAGGGCGATGCCGATCGAACCGGTGACCAGGATTTCCTTGTCCATGCAGGGAAACGGTTTGCGGAACGCGGACAGCAACTGCTGTCCCAGATACATGGCATCGCCTTTCTCAATCTGCGGCACAATCAAACCGAAACGGTCACCGTGCAAACGCGCCAGAGAATTGTCTTCCGGCAACGCGTTGCTGATGCGGTGCGACACCTGCGTCAGCACCCGGTTGCTCATCTCTTCGCCGTACGTGTCGTTGATGGACCGGAAGCCGTCCAGGTCCACCAGCATCAGCGCCAGCAGTTCCCGGTGCCGCTGGGAATGTGCCAGCGCCTGGATCAACCGGTCGCAGAACAACTCGCGGTTAGGCAGTCCGGTGAGGGAATCATAATAGGCGAGGTGCTTGATGGTCTCTTCCGCCTTTTTCTTCTCCGACAGATCCTGAATCATGAACACCAAACCTGGCTCCTCCCCCTTTTCCAGCCGTGTCATCTTCAAACTCAATGGAACCAGGGAACCGTTGCGGCCGATGCCGCGAATCTCGCAGGCGCCTTTTTGCAAAAGTACAGGTTCCGGGTCTTCGTCTGCGTAGCCAAACTGCATATCCCAGAAATCCATCGAAGGCGTTGCGAACAGGGACCGGATATTGCGCCCGGCCAGCTCCGATGAAGAAAAATCCAACAACTGCTGAACCGCGAAATTGGTCCACAAAATAAACCCCCTGAGGTCGGTCAAAATCACGCCTTCCACCAGACTTTCCATGATGGCGACTATTTGTGGAATTTGCGCAAAACCGTGGGGGAACGTCATGCGATTTCCCTTTAAGGGTTCATAAATGAGAATCTGGCTGTTTCTATTTGAATTATTGTGACTTGGAACCAAGAGCATAGGAGCAACCTTCTTAACGGTTTGAATTTTTAATTATTTAGAAAAATTATGCATATAGGTTAACAGATAATGATAATCACTTTCAATATAAAGGTCTGATATTTTTGTTTGAAAGTTCATTGCTGTGCCTAATTGGTAAGGAATTGCAGGAGGGTGTGGGCCACTCCGGTCAGGCTTTCCCCGGCCACCAGCCCGGCGGCCAGCACCACCAGAAACCGCCGGTGCCATTCGGGAACCCGCTGAGCGAGAACCCACGCAAGCAGGCCGCCCAGAAACAGGGAAAGGGAAATCCACGCGGGAATGATGAAGGCCAGGCCCAGACTGGCCGCACTGGGCAACCACCGGGCCCGGGCCGCCGGCAAAAACCGTTCGAGCAGGGCGAAGAACAAACCCACCGCCCCGGCTACGGCCATGGCCGGGACCGAGCCCGCGGGCAGGGCGCCCAGCCCCTGCTGAAACACCTCCGCCACCGCCTTCCACGTGGCCACCGCCGGCGCGGGCCATTCGGCAGTGAGCAACATGGCCTGCGGATCGGGAATGAGAAACAGGTACGCGGCGGTTCCCGCCAGCGACCCGGTCAGAATGCCGAACACCTGCGCGATGCTCTGCAGTCGCGGCGAAGCATGGATCAGCAGCCCCGTTTTCAAATCGTGCAGAAGGTCGGAGCACTGACCCGCCGCACCGCCGGTGACGTTGGCCGACATCAGGTTGGTGGTGGCATTGGCGGGGGACAGCACACCGAAAGTCAACTGCGTCACCTTGCCCAGCGCGCCGATGGGCGGGATGCCCGTCTCGCCGCTCACCCGGGCCGACACGATCGCCAGAAAAAACGTCAGCACCACCGCCACCACCGCCATCAGCCAGGTGATGTCGAATAACACAACCTGCGCGACGACCACGAGCACCATGGCGAGCACCAGCCCGATGCGGAACCCGCGCCAGGTCTCGCCTGTGGCCATGTCCGCGATTTCCGCTGCCGCCTGCTTCTCCTTCCGGTTACGCAGAGCCCGAACCGAAGCGATGGTAAAGGAAGCCAGCGACGCCGTCACCATGAGTGTCACGCCGGGCCACAACAGCCACGGCACCATGTCGGCGAACCAGAAGGCATCGGCATCACGCGCCCCCGCCTGTGCCCAGCCGCGGGCCAGCGCCCACGGTCCCAGCACCCCCCATGCCAGCACCGCACCCAGCAGAAGAGACACGCCGACGCGCACGCCGACGATCGCCCCGAACCCGATCATCAGCAGGGAAGGATCGAGCACGAAACCGAGATTTTTCAATGTGACCTGCTGGTAGCCTGCCGCCTTCAATGCGCCCGAAGCGCTCCAGCCGAACGAGGCGGGCAACCCGGCGCGCCCGACCAGGGTGGTGGTCGCCTCCAGCGCCTTCACCCCGGCGGCCACGACGGCGCTTGCGGTCAGCATTTTAAGACGCAGTGTCGCTTCTTTTCCGTGCGCGTAGATGTCGCGCAAAACCTCCGCCGTCGCCACGCCCGCGGGAAAGGCGAGCTTTTCCGCAATCAGCATCTGCCGCCGGAGGCCCACCGCCATCACCAGACCCAGCGCGCTGATGACAAAGGTCCACACCGCGAGCACACCCCACGCCAGCCGCTCGCCGGTCAACAGCGCCAGCGCCGGGATGGGCGCGACCAGCCCGGCGGACACGATCGACGCCCCCGCCGAGGCGGCGGTCTGGTTGATGTTATTTTCGTAAATGCCCC
Protein-coding regions in this window:
- a CDS encoding OPT family oligopeptide transporter produces the protein MASFENQFHPAPGTPQLTVRAVLTGMTLGALLVPCNVYSGLKIGWSFNMSITAVLLSLAFWRLGEKVAGASPWGIYENNINQTAASAGASIVSAGLVAPIPALALLTGERLAWGVLAVWTFVISALGLVMAVGLRRQMLIAEKLAFPAGVATAEVLRDIYAHGKEATLRLKMLTASAVVAAGVKALEATTTLVGRAGLPASFGWSASGALKAAGYQQVTLKNLGFVLDPSLLMIGFGAIVGVRVGVSLLLGAVLAWGVLGPWALARGWAQAGARDADAFWFADMVPWLLWPGVTLMVTASLASFTIASVRALRNRKEKQAAAEIADMATGETWRGFRIGLVLAMVLVVVAQVVLFDITWLMAVVAVVLTFFLAIVSARVSGETGIPPIGALGKVTQLTFGVLSPANATTNLMSANVTGGAAGQCSDLLHDLKTGLLIHASPRLQSIAQVFGILTGSLAGTAAYLFLIPDPQAMLLTAEWPAPAVATWKAVAEVFQQGLGALPAGSVPAMAVAGAVGLFFALLERFLPAARARWLPSAASLGLAFIIPAWISLSLFLGGLLAWVLAQRVPEWHRRFLVVLAAGLVAGESLTGVAHTLLQFLTN
- a CDS encoding putative bifunctional diguanylate cyclase/phosphodiesterase; this translates as MTFPHGFAQIPQIVAIMESLVEGVILTDLRGFILWTNFAVQQLLDFSSSELAGRNIRSLFATPSMDFWDMQFGYADEDPEPVLLQKGACEIRGIGRNGSLVPLSLKMTRLEKGEEPGLVFMIQDLSEKKKAEETIKHLAYYDSLTGLPNRELFCDRLIQALAHSQRHRELLALMLVDLDGFRSINDTYGEEMSNRVLTQVSHRISNALPEDNSLARLHGDRFGLIVPQIEKGDAMYLGQQLLSAFRKPFPCMDKEILVTGSIGIALYPHDGVTAPSLIKNAEIAMSQAKRSGKNTYFFFDPRMEEKASSRMELAGAIRRGLKQKEFEVFYQPQIDFQSGRLTSTEALIRWRHPQLGWVPPSTFIPLAEETGLILDIGEWVLSQACSQNKKWQMMGLGNPRIAVNLSACQFQQEGLAQNISRTLEELDMKSHALEVELTESTFLKNPEKGMKVLNEFRDMGVTVSIDDFGTGYSSLSYIKTITPGVLKIDQSFINEVINPTNKAIVQAIVTMAKSLDIETIAEGVETQEQFDILRDMGCDKYQGYYYSPPVPADGMTQIMMQDMKN